In Brevibacillus brevis, a genomic segment contains:
- a CDS encoding YvcK family protein gives MPTKGMGRLQPRQLRIVVIGGGTGLSVLLRGLKHEPVHITAIVTVADDGGSSGRLREEMDMLPPGDIRNVLTALADTEPLMEKVMQYRFSTGTGLAGHNLGNLLLAAMNEITGDFVTAVKTLSGVLAVRGDVLPASTQSIRLVAEMTDGSLVMGESQIPLTGKEIKRVFLDPEDAVPLSEALAAIEEADAILIGPGSLYTSILPNLLVRGLFAAIKQATAPKIYICNVMTQPGETDGFTASKHVNVMYEHVDGPFLDTIIVNSAELPGHVLEKYAEKGAAPVPCDLKKLRQLGLHVVAKPLVTFEDGFLRHDAQAVSKQVVALVKRRRKVLKIEKE, from the coding sequence ATGCCGACGAAGGGAATGGGGAGGCTGCAGCCAAGACAGTTGCGTATTGTCGTAATCGGCGGAGGGACGGGTCTGTCCGTGTTGTTGCGAGGGCTCAAACACGAGCCTGTGCATATTACCGCAATTGTTACTGTGGCTGACGACGGAGGGAGCTCCGGGCGATTGCGCGAGGAGATGGATATGCTCCCCCCGGGAGACATTCGCAATGTCTTGACCGCCTTGGCCGATACGGAGCCGTTGATGGAAAAAGTGATGCAGTACCGTTTTTCCACGGGTACGGGATTGGCAGGGCATAATTTGGGAAATCTACTACTTGCAGCGATGAACGAGATCACGGGCGATTTTGTCACGGCTGTCAAGACGCTCAGCGGGGTGCTGGCGGTACGCGGGGACGTGTTGCCTGCGTCAACCCAGTCAATTCGGCTCGTAGCGGAAATGACCGACGGATCCCTCGTGATGGGCGAATCACAAATACCGTTGACCGGCAAAGAGATCAAACGGGTGTTTCTCGACCCGGAAGACGCCGTGCCGCTTAGTGAAGCACTGGCCGCGATCGAAGAGGCGGATGCGATCTTGATCGGGCCCGGAAGCCTTTACACCAGCATTCTGCCCAATTTGCTGGTACGGGGGCTGTTTGCCGCGATCAAACAGGCGACGGCCCCGAAGATTTACATCTGCAACGTGATGACGCAGCCGGGAGAAACGGACGGGTTTACGGCTTCGAAGCATGTGAACGTCATGTACGAGCACGTCGATGGACCATTTTTAGATACGATTATTGTCAATTCTGCAGAGCTGCCGGGACACGTTTTGGAGAAGTACGCCGAAAAAGGAGCAGCTCCTGTCCCATGTGATCTGAAAAAGCTGCGACAGCTCGGTTTGCATGTCGTGGCGAAGCCGCTGGTCACATTCGAGGACGGCTTCCTTAGACACGATGCGCAGGCGGTGAGCAAACAGGTAGTGGCTCTCGTCAAGCGCAGAAGGAAGGTGCTGAAGATAGAGAAGGAGTGA
- a CDS encoding metallophosphoesterase family protein, which produces MTTKTIAVLSDVHSNVYALDAVLSDIARRGIDTVVNLGDTLFGPVAPVESAKRLMERSDIVSIMGNCDRALLQEESPSLTFQQVKPLLTQEMLEWIRTFRNAWVFEDILFCHGTPFSDEQYLLEEVNERGATAKNVLEVAELLREVPQSIVVCGHTHLPRCVHLPDGKLVLNPGSVGFPAYYEDAPYPHVMEAMSPHARYAILRQTKNGWGIEQVMLPYDWEQAAKLAEKAGRPDYSHAIRTGFAYIPAE; this is translated from the coding sequence ATGACGACCAAGACGATTGCCGTACTGTCCGATGTTCATTCCAATGTGTATGCGCTTGACGCCGTGCTGTCTGATATTGCCCGAAGAGGCATCGATACGGTCGTGAATCTGGGAGATACGCTGTTCGGGCCAGTCGCTCCCGTGGAGAGTGCCAAGCGGCTGATGGAGCGGAGCGATATCGTCTCGATCATGGGAAACTGCGACAGGGCTTTGCTTCAGGAAGAGAGTCCTTCGCTTACCTTTCAGCAGGTCAAGCCGCTGCTCACACAGGAGATGCTGGAATGGATCCGAACCTTCCGCAACGCGTGGGTGTTCGAGGACATTCTGTTTTGCCACGGAACGCCTTTCTCCGATGAGCAGTATTTGCTGGAAGAGGTGAACGAACGAGGGGCGACGGCCAAAAACGTCCTGGAGGTGGCAGAGCTGCTCCGGGAAGTGCCGCAAAGCATCGTCGTCTGTGGGCATACTCATTTGCCCCGGTGCGTGCACCTGCCGGACGGCAAGCTCGTCCTCAACCCCGGCAGCGTAGGCTTCCCGGCGTACTATGAGGACGCGCCTTATCCTCATGTGATGGAAGCCATGTCTCCCCACGCGAGATATGCAATCCTGCGGCAGACGAAAAATGGATGGGGGATCGAACAGGTGATGCTGCCTTATGACTGGGAGCAGGCAGCAAAGCTCGCCGAGAAAGCGGGCAGACCCGATTACAGCCATGCGATTCGCACGGGCTTTGCATACATCCCTGCCGAATAG
- the clpP gene encoding ATP-dependent Clp endopeptidase proteolytic subunit ClpP: MNLIPTVIEQTNRGERAYDIYSRLLKDRIIFLGTPINDTVANIVVAQLLFLQAEDPDKDISLYINSPGGSITAGMAIYDTMNFIKPAVSTICIGMAASMGAFLLAAGEKGKRFALPNSEVMIHQPLGGAQGQASDIEIAAKRILKMRDHLNKILAERTGQPLERIQKDTDRDNFLTAAEAVEYGLIDKVITSEPSSKK, from the coding sequence ATGAATTTGATCCCTACTGTCATTGAACAGACAAACCGCGGTGAACGTGCTTACGATATCTACTCGCGCCTGCTCAAGGACCGCATCATCTTTCTGGGTACCCCGATCAACGACACGGTAGCCAATATTGTGGTAGCGCAACTGCTGTTCCTTCAGGCGGAGGATCCGGATAAAGACATTTCTCTGTACATTAATAGCCCTGGTGGCTCCATTACAGCCGGTATGGCCATTTACGATACGATGAATTTCATCAAGCCTGCTGTCTCCACGATCTGTATCGGTATGGCGGCTTCCATGGGCGCCTTCCTGCTGGCTGCCGGTGAGAAAGGCAAGCGTTTTGCGCTTCCGAACAGCGAAGTGATGATCCACCAACCGCTCGGCGGTGCCCAAGGTCAGGCGAGCGACATCGAGATCGCGGCAAAACGCATTTTGAAAATGCGCGACCACCTGAACAAGATCCTGGCCGAGCGCACCGGTCAGCCTCTGGAACGCATCCAGAAGGACACGGATCGGGACAACTTCCTCACTGCTGCTGAGGCCGTCGAGTACGGATTGATCGACAAAGTGATCACATCCGAGCCTTCTTCGAAAAAGTAA
- a CDS encoding H-type small acid-soluble spore protein: MDLTRAREIVRSEDKIVVHYKGDSVWIDELDESTATARVHTERNPASSLRVEVEQLEER, from the coding sequence ATGGATCTGACACGCGCCCGGGAGATTGTTCGTTCCGAGGACAAGATCGTAGTCCACTACAAGGGAGATTCCGTGTGGATTGACGAGCTCGATGAATCCACGGCGACCGCCCGCGTCCATACGGAACGAAATCCTGCAAGCAGTTTGCGGGTCGAGGTAGAACAGCTGGAGGAAAGGTAA
- a CDS encoding antibiotic biosynthesis monooxygenase: MFVQVRKTVVTEGNADKVVDRFSGEGLIEKQEGFVDLTVMVKKVQRGDEEVMVLVRWESEEHWKQWEKSDAHIAGHKANRGKPAPEYIVSVDVGAYHVASVKKAPNAS; this comes from the coding sequence ATGTTCGTACAAGTTCGAAAAACCGTCGTGACCGAAGGAAATGCAGATAAAGTCGTAGATCGCTTCAGCGGGGAAGGGTTGATCGAAAAACAGGAAGGGTTCGTGGACCTCACCGTCATGGTGAAAAAAGTGCAGCGCGGCGATGAAGAAGTCATGGTGCTGGTGCGCTGGGAGTCGGAAGAGCACTGGAAGCAGTGGGAGAAGAGCGATGCCCATATTGCCGGACACAAGGCCAACCGCGGCAAGCCGGCGCCTGAGTACATCGTGAGCGTGGATGTAGGGGCTTACCACGTCGCGTCTGTGAAAAAGGCACCCAACGCCTCATGA
- a CDS encoding HPr family phosphocarrier protein, translating into MVQQQVVVQLKTGLQARPAAFFVQEANRFAAEVFVEKDNKKVNAKSIMGIMSLAISSGTEITISAEGPDASQAVKSLANLVSKEE; encoded by the coding sequence ATGGTTCAACAGCAGGTCGTGGTTCAATTGAAGACCGGTTTGCAAGCACGTCCGGCGGCCTTTTTCGTACAAGAGGCCAACCGTTTTGCAGCCGAAGTATTCGTGGAAAAAGATAACAAAAAAGTAAACGCGAAAAGCATCATGGGCATCATGAGCCTTGCGATCAGTTCGGGAACGGAAATCACCATCTCGGCGGAAGGGCCGGATGCTTCCCAGGCAGTCAAGAGCCTTGCCAACCTGGTGAGCAAGGAAGAATAG
- the trxB gene encoding thioredoxin-disulfide reductase: MSEQKIYDVIIAGAGPAGMTAAVYTSRANMSTLMLERGIPGGQMANTEEIENYPGFTSILGPDLSTKMFEHAQQFGAEYAYGEIKEVRDEAPYKRVITSDKEYLAKSVIIATGAEHRLLGVPGEKELSGRGVSYCAVCDGAFFRNKELVVVGGGDSAVEEAVFLTRFASKVTIIHRRDQFRAQKILQKRAFENEKIEVIWDTAVKEIRGEGKVQSVLLENNKTGEQREFATDGVFIYVGMDPLTESVRSLGITNDAGYVLTDEKMYTKVKGVFAAGDVREKMLRQVVTATGDGSIAAQSAQHYVEELNEALKEQNVTIS, encoded by the coding sequence ATGAGTGAACAAAAAATATATGATGTGATCATTGCCGGTGCCGGCCCTGCCGGTATGACGGCTGCAGTATACACTTCCCGCGCCAACATGAGCACGCTGATGCTGGAGAGAGGGATCCCTGGCGGCCAAATGGCCAATACAGAGGAGATCGAGAACTACCCAGGCTTTACATCGATTCTCGGTCCTGACCTGTCCACCAAAATGTTCGAACACGCACAGCAATTCGGCGCTGAGTACGCTTACGGAGAGATCAAGGAAGTCCGCGACGAAGCACCGTACAAGCGGGTGATCACGAGCGACAAGGAATACTTGGCCAAGTCGGTCATCATCGCGACAGGTGCTGAACACCGTCTCCTCGGCGTACCGGGCGAAAAAGAACTGTCCGGCCGCGGCGTATCGTATTGCGCGGTATGTGACGGTGCCTTTTTCCGCAACAAGGAGCTGGTAGTGGTAGGCGGCGGCGACTCCGCTGTAGAAGAAGCGGTGTTCCTGACCCGCTTTGCGTCCAAAGTGACCATCATCCACCGCCGCGATCAGTTCCGCGCCCAAAAAATCCTGCAAAAACGCGCATTTGAAAACGAAAAGATCGAAGTGATCTGGGATACGGCTGTAAAAGAAATCCGCGGTGAAGGCAAGGTCCAATCCGTCCTGCTGGAAAACAACAAGACCGGCGAGCAACGGGAATTTGCCACCGATGGCGTATTCATCTACGTAGGGATGGACCCGCTGACAGAAAGCGTGCGTTCGCTGGGCATCACCAACGATGCCGGCTATGTACTGACCGATGAGAAAATGTACACCAAAGTAAAAGGCGTATTCGCCGCAGGGGATGTACGCGAAAAAATGCTGCGCCAAGTCGTGACAGCAACAGGCGACGGATCCATTGCAGCCCAATCCGCTCAGCACTATGTGGAAGAACTCAATGAAGCGTTAAAGGAACAAAATGTCACAATCTCTTAA
- the whiA gene encoding DNA-binding protein WhiA has protein sequence MSFAAQTKKELTMQEGADCCSKAELSALIRMNGSLQFGAGRLVLDVTTENAAIARRIYTLIKRLFHIHAELLVRKKMRLKKNNVYIVRIPSKANEILQDLGIMDQSLSFVPGIAPELVKKSCCRAAYLRGAFLAGGSVNHPEASSYHLEIFTSYQDFCEALTKIANRYKLNAKCIERKKGYVFYIKEGEKITEFLSLIGAHQALLYFEDVRIVKDMRNSVNRLHNCEIANINKTVNAATQQLENIQLIDQEIGLENLPKRLREVAELRVAHPDINLKELGEMLPSGVVSKSGVNHRLRKINEIADKLREKQNISM, from the coding sequence ATGTCATTCGCCGCGCAAACCAAAAAGGAATTAACGATGCAGGAAGGCGCTGACTGCTGCAGCAAGGCGGAATTGTCCGCCCTGATCCGCATGAACGGCAGTCTTCAGTTCGGAGCCGGACGGCTAGTGCTCGATGTCACCACGGAAAACGCGGCGATTGCCAGACGGATTTACACCTTGATCAAAAGGTTGTTTCATATCCATGCCGAGCTATTGGTCCGGAAAAAAATGCGCCTCAAGAAAAACAACGTGTACATCGTGAGAATTCCGAGCAAGGCCAACGAGATCCTGCAAGACCTGGGAATCATGGATCAAAGCCTCTCCTTCGTTCCCGGGATCGCTCCCGAGCTCGTGAAAAAGTCGTGCTGCCGCGCGGCTTATTTGCGGGGAGCTTTTCTGGCCGGGGGCTCCGTAAACCACCCGGAGGCGTCCAGCTACCATTTGGAGATCTTTACGTCCTATCAGGATTTTTGCGAGGCATTGACCAAGATCGCCAATCGGTATAAACTAAATGCCAAGTGCATCGAGCGGAAAAAAGGGTATGTTTTCTATATTAAAGAAGGCGAAAAGATTACGGAGTTTCTCAGCCTGATCGGGGCGCACCAGGCCCTGCTCTATTTTGAGGACGTGCGGATCGTGAAGGATATGCGCAACTCGGTCAACCGTCTGCACAACTGTGAAATCGCCAACATCAACAAAACGGTGAACGCAGCCACCCAGCAGCTGGAAAACATCCAACTGATCGACCAGGAGATCGGACTGGAAAACCTGCCCAAACGCTTGCGCGAAGTGGCGGAGCTCCGAGTAGCTCACCCCGACATCAACTTGAAGGAATTGGGGGAAATGCTGCCGAGCGGGGTGGTCAGCAAATCAGGAGTCAACCACCGCCTGCGAAAAATTAACGAAATCGCTGACAAATTACGAGAAAAACAAAATATTTCGATGTAG
- a CDS encoding tetratricopeptide repeat protein: MKHNKGILKKTTVVDFKQDAAFFLDRGTRFLNRYDYEKALRSFRRAIELEPTNAECHCHLASALAETGQFEASNDVLYEVIEKWDTSMTEVYFYMANNYANLEDYQMAEEMAIRYLQEDGNGPYREEAEELLDYIYFELDMPPRHFLPSDKEDVFSKHERARRSLEEGRFLEALDILKEIVEADPSFLPAWNNLSLAYYYVGDFQNAMKTIEKTLELEQGNLHALCNLAVLLSHHNQAAELITLMDMLKKVVPFHPENTYKLATTMGVLGQHDEAYFHYQRMLRAGRPNEACTYHYAAISAYLSGRKDQALRWWQKAKQMDPEAGIADQYIQMVKNEQEGETIKPIPYQYNPPQRNVSWEQASFTGVEDFKTDPMIRASLLWALQHGRDEVKFAVLQTLSLIGDDEAEQAVRQFYHATDDPQLQKLALLALADMGAAMPEHLPKQTAPEETTGESVEESIRRYLLESGQASAGNWCLQVWREHGEYASGQVQVRKAVAWVAALEYVYGAVTHDKKSQAHLAEKYGISVSTVAKCVKVLTTLDFK; this comes from the coding sequence ATGAAACATAACAAAGGTATTTTGAAGAAAACAACAGTCGTTGACTTTAAACAAGACGCTGCCTTTTTTCTCGACAGAGGCACGCGCTTTTTGAACCGCTATGATTACGAAAAAGCACTGCGTTCTTTTCGCCGTGCGATTGAGCTAGAGCCTACGAATGCTGAGTGCCACTGCCATCTGGCAAGTGCGCTCGCCGAGACCGGGCAATTTGAAGCATCGAATGACGTGCTCTATGAAGTGATCGAAAAATGGGATACCTCCATGACGGAAGTATATTTTTACATGGCAAACAACTACGCCAATCTGGAAGACTACCAGATGGCGGAAGAAATGGCGATCCGTTATCTCCAGGAAGATGGTAACGGTCCGTATCGGGAGGAAGCCGAAGAACTGCTCGATTACATTTACTTCGAGCTGGATATGCCGCCTCGCCACTTTTTGCCGAGCGACAAGGAGGACGTCTTCAGCAAGCATGAGCGGGCGAGACGCAGCCTTGAAGAAGGGCGCTTTCTGGAAGCGCTGGACATCTTGAAGGAAATCGTGGAAGCGGACCCGTCCTTCCTTCCCGCCTGGAATAATTTGTCGCTCGCCTACTACTATGTCGGCGATTTCCAAAATGCCATGAAGACGATCGAAAAGACGCTGGAGCTGGAGCAAGGCAACCTGCATGCACTATGCAACCTGGCCGTGCTGCTGTCGCATCACAACCAGGCGGCGGAGCTGATCACTTTGATGGACATGCTGAAAAAGGTCGTGCCGTTTCATCCGGAGAACACCTACAAGCTGGCGACGACCATGGGGGTGCTGGGGCAGCACGATGAGGCCTACTTCCATTATCAGCGAATGCTGAGGGCGGGACGTCCAAACGAGGCTTGCACGTACCACTACGCAGCTATCTCCGCCTATTTGAGCGGACGCAAGGACCAGGCGCTGCGCTGGTGGCAAAAGGCCAAGCAGATGGACCCGGAAGCCGGCATTGCCGACCAGTACATTCAAATGGTAAAAAACGAACAAGAAGGGGAAACTATAAAACCGATCCCTTATCAATACAATCCGCCGCAACGGAACGTGTCGTGGGAGCAGGCTTCTTTCACAGGCGTGGAAGACTTCAAGACTGATCCGATGATTCGCGCGTCCTTGCTCTGGGCCCTGCAGCATGGCAGAGACGAAGTCAAATTCGCGGTATTGCAGACCTTGTCGCTGATTGGCGACGATGAAGCCGAGCAGGCTGTCCGTCAGTTTTATCACGCGACGGATGATCCGCAGCTGCAAAAGCTGGCATTGCTGGCCTTGGCCGATATGGGTGCGGCCATGCCGGAGCATTTGCCAAAGCAGACAGCTCCCGAAGAAACGACCGGGGAAAGCGTCGAGGAGAGCATCCGCCGCTACCTGTTGGAGAGCGGACAGGCATCGGCAGGCAACTGGTGTCTGCAGGTGTGGCGAGAGCATGGAGAGTATGCGAGCGGTCAAGTACAAGTGCGGAAAGCAGTAGCGTGGGTCGCCGCATTAGAATATGTATACGGAGCCGTGACGCACGATAAAAAATCGCAAGCTCACCTGGCCGAAAAATACGGGATATCCGTCTCGACTGTCGCGAAGTGCGTCAAAGTATTGACGACGCTTGATTTTAAATAG
- the rapZ gene encoding RNase adapter RapZ gives MTELGNDKAINLLIITGMSGAGKTVAVQSLEDLGYFCVDNLPPVLIPKFAELVKQSGGSIERVALVIDLRGREFFESLSDTIESLNQMNGLSYHILYLDASDTTLVSRYKETRRRHPLSPNGSPLEGIHAERRLLQEMKGWAHQIIDTSQMKPAQLREKIISQYGQQGSPLTINVLSFGFKYGAPIDADLMFDVRFLPNPHYVEELRPKTGCDREVADYVMKHSETQEFLGKLTDFLAFTLPHYQREGKSQLVIGIGCTGGKHRSVAIAEHLGETFGKDFTVRVSHRDIEKNK, from the coding sequence GTGACGGAATTGGGAAACGACAAGGCCATTAATCTGCTGATCATTACGGGGATGTCCGGTGCTGGGAAGACTGTTGCTGTACAAAGCTTGGAAGACTTGGGCTATTTTTGTGTAGACAACCTGCCGCCGGTGCTGATCCCCAAATTTGCCGAGCTGGTCAAGCAGTCCGGCGGAAGTATCGAGCGGGTTGCATTGGTGATCGATTTGCGCGGACGCGAGTTCTTCGAGAGCCTGTCCGATACGATCGAGAGCCTCAATCAGATGAACGGACTTTCGTACCACATTCTTTATCTGGATGCGAGCGATACGACATTGGTGTCTCGCTACAAGGAAACGCGTCGCCGCCATCCGCTTTCGCCAAACGGTTCACCCTTGGAAGGGATTCACGCTGAGCGCCGCCTGCTGCAAGAGATGAAAGGATGGGCGCACCAGATCATCGATACAAGCCAGATGAAACCGGCCCAGCTGCGGGAAAAGATCATCAGCCAGTACGGGCAGCAGGGATCTCCGCTTACGATCAACGTACTTTCATTCGGGTTTAAATACGGCGCTCCTATCGATGCCGACTTGATGTTTGATGTGCGGTTCCTGCCGAATCCGCACTATGTAGAAGAACTCCGCCCCAAGACCGGCTGTGACCGGGAAGTCGCGGATTACGTCATGAAACATAGCGAGACGCAAGAATTCCTCGGAAAGCTGACAGATTTCCTGGCGTTTACGCTGCCGCACTACCAGCGTGAGGGCAAAAGCCAGCTCGTCATTGGCATCGGCTGCACGGGCGGAAAGCATCGCTCTGTGGCCATCGCCGAACATTTGGGAGAGACGTTCGGAAAAGATTTTACGGTGCGGGTGAGCCATCGTGACATCGAAAAGAACAAGTGA